The sequence below is a genomic window from Clostridiales bacterium.
ATATAGCGAATTTAACAAAGACGGCGTCAAAGGCTGGCCTTCTTGCACCAAATCATGCGCCTTTTTTTCAAATTCGGCAAATTGCGTCTGGCGGAACAAGGTGGTTCTTATCGCGTCAAGCCTGTAAGACAGCAGATATTTTTTGACCGCGGGGTCTTTTGAGGTCTTCAATAAATAATCAAGAAGCAGCATTTCATTGACGGTGGAGGCCACTTCGGCCACAAAAATCTCATATCTGGCCTTTGCCGCAGGCTGAGACTTTGAGCTGTAATAGCTGTGCATAGCGTGCCCTAACTCATGGGCGATAGTGAACACGTCGTGGGTGGTCTTGTTATAGTTTAGCAAAATATAAGGATGGACAGTCGTAGCGTCAACGCTATACGCGCCGCTTCTTTTGTTGGGCGTTTCGTAGACATCTATCCACCTTTCACTAAAAGCCTTATCAAGTAGCTCTTGATATTCTTCGCCCAAGGGCTCAAGCCCTTTTTTTACCAACTTGGCCGCCTCTTCGTATTCCAGCTTTAGGTCAGCGTCTTCAACCAAGGGCATATACATATCATACATGTTATACTCAGTATAATTTAGGACTTTTTTTCTGAGCCTGATATATCTGTGCAAAGCGTCCAGATTGTCGTTTACCGATTTTATTAAGGCGTTATAAACCTTAATAGGCACGTCCTCGCCCGATACGGCTTTTTCAAGATATGAGTTGTATCTTCTCGCCTTGGCGTAAAATATATTTTTTTTGACATTGGCGTAATAATTGGCGCTTATCGTGTTTATAAGTTTTTTATACTCCGCATAATAAGCCTTGTATGCTTTTTGCCTTACTTGTTTGTCCCTATTTTGCATAAGCAGGCTATAATTGCCGTGGGTGACTTTCACGGGTTTTCCATCAACTTCTATTTCGGGCGGAATAAAATCGGCGTTGTCTATCATTACGAAGATGTCTTGAAAATCGCCCGCGAAATCGCCTACCATTGCCAAAAGCTTTTCTTCGTCTTTGCTTAATATATGCTGTTTTTGCTTGACCAAAAGCCTGAGCATATAATCGTAATCTTTAAATTCGGGGCTTTGGGCCATTTGTTCTAATTGTTCTTGGGGCAATTGCGATAATTCCGGGTTAATAAAACTTGTTTGGGCCGAAGCTTGGCTTGCGAACATTGATATTTTGCTATACATAGACACATATTTGTCGTTAGTCGTGTCCTCGTCTTTGCGGCAAAGCGCATAAACAAACAGCTTTTCCAGTTTTAAACTGAATTCGTCCGAAAGCTTCAAAACTTCCAAGATTGTCTTGGGGTCTTTGAGTTTGCCGGCGTATTTGGAAAATTTGGGGAGCAAGGCTTGAAGCCCCTTAAAATCCTGTTCCCAAAGCTCGTCAGAAGGGTATATGTCTTCCAATTGCCATTTATATTGGCTGTCTATTTGTTCCCTTTTTAATACTTCCATAAAATAATCCTCTTTAGTTTTTGTTGGACTGGACGGGCGCGGGCACCCTGCCGCCGCGCTCTATGAACCTGTCCGGTCTAAATCTATTGATATCCATTATGGGCGCGCTTCCAAGCAAACCGCCAAACTCGGCTCTTTGTCCTACCGTCTTGCCTTCTACGGGGATAATCCTTACGGCTGTCGTTTTATTGTTGACCATGCCTATGGCGCATTCGTCCGCGATAATGGCCGAGATTATGTTTTCATCGGTGTCGCCCGGAATCGCTATCATATCAAGACCTACGCTGCAAACGCATGTCATTGCTTCTAGTTTTTGCAAGTTAAGGGCGCCTTTTTCCACAGCCTTGGTCATGCCGGCGTCTTCGCTTACGGGTATAAACGCGCCGCTTAAGCCGCCCGTGTGGCTGCTTGCCATAATTCCGCCTTTTTTGACCGCGTCGTTTAGGATAGCGAGACAGGCAGTCGTGCCGTGAGCGCCCACGCTTTCCAAGCCCATTTCTTCCAAGATTTCGGCCACGCTGTCCCCAATTCTGGGCGTAGGCGCCAAAGACAAGTCTATTATCCCAAACTGCGCGTTCAGTCTTTTGGCGGCTTCTTTGGCCACTAATTGACCTACCCTTGTAATTTTGAACGCCGTTCTTTTGATTGTTTCGGCGACCACGGTCAAGTCGCAACCGCGCGCTTTTTCCAAGGCGACCTTGACGACGCCCGGCCCGCTTACGCCCACATTAATAACCGCGTCGCCCTCCCCTATGCCGTTATAAGCGCCCGCCATAAAAGGATTGTCTTCTACGGAGTTGGCAAACACGACCAATTTGGCGCAGCCTACGCTGTCTTGCGAGGCTGTCAGCCGCGCGGTATGTTTTATTATCTTGCCCATTTTGGCGACGGCGTCCATATTAATGCCCGATTTGGTGCTCGCGACATTAACCGAGCTGCAGACTTTGGTTGTCGTAGCCAACGCTTCCGGGATAGTTTCCAAAAAATAACTCTCCCACTTGGTCATGCCTTTGTGCACAAGCGCGCTGTATCCGCCCAAAAAATCCACGCCCGTATCTTCCGCCGCCTTGTCCAAGGCTTTGGCTATCTCCAAATATCCTAGGTTGTTGGCGCCTATTAGGCTTATGGGCGTGACCGAGATGCGCTTGTTGACAATGGGTATGCCATAGTCGCTCGCAATTTCATCACCGACCGCGACAAGATTTTGGGCAAGCCTGCATATCTTGTCATAAACCTTTTGGGCCGTGCTTTTGGGGCTTAAATCTATGCAGTCAAACAAGGATATCGCCATAGTAATCGCGCGGACATCCAAGTGTTGACTTTCTATCATTTGTATTGTTTCCAATATTTCTTTTTTATTAATCATAGCTCTCTTTTAAATCTTGTGCATTGTATTGAAAATATCTTCATGCTGGATGCGCGCATTGACTCCGATTTCGGCGCCTATTACATCTAAATCCCTTTGGATGCTGGATATTTTTTTGTCACATTTGGAAATATCCACCAGCATGATCATAACAAAGTAGTCCTGCAAAATGGTTTGGCTTATATCTTCAATATTAGCCTTTATATCTTTTAAATAAGCGCTTACGCGGGCTATGATGCCCACCTTGTCTTTGCCTACGACGGTTACTATCGCTCGCATTAGTTCTCCTCGGCTTTTTTTATAATTTTATAATCCAACAAAATGCTGGCGTGGGTGCGGTATTTTATTATATCGCCTTCCGAAAAAGGCGGATGTTCCAAATCTTTCCGTATCAAAACCCTTCTTTGCGGCATATCCGGGCGTTTTATTACCCTTTCTTCAAGTATCATAAGATAATAATCCACGCCGTCTTTTTGGGTAATGGTATCGTCAAAATGCAAAAATTTGCCCGTGTTTTCCTCTACAAGGCCCGTAAATATATTCTTAAGCGTTTTATAGTATTTGTGGGTAAGGCGGAATTTGATAGAAAGAAAAAACCATGCGCCGCACAAATACAAAACCGTTATTATAATGTTAAGCGCCTGCGCCAAAGACCTGCCAATTTGATGCCTGAAAACTACTATCAAAACATTGGCTATAACCATTATCAATAAACTTATTACAAGCGCCCATATATATTTAAGGCGCAAGCGCCTTACTTGGTCGTATTCTTGCCTGGTATATAAGCTAAAATCTTTCAAGCCGATATCCCCTATCTTTCAAAATATTGGAAATATTATATCATTCATCGTTTTATTTTACAATGATTTGAGATAAACCGCGATATGTTATAGCATGGTAATTTTAGCGCTTTATAATAGTTTTTCCGTTATATGCGCATATGCCAAATATGATATATTAAAGATATAGTTATGCTTATTATTTTAACTTGTTTTAATTATTATTTTCAAAAAAAACAGGCTTATTTTACATAAGCCTGTTTTTTTGTCTTAGATAGTTTTTTATCTTATCATTCTGTCTTAATCAAAGCCAATAGCTGTTCTTGAACCGCGGGCATAAATGAAAAGATCAAAACTACCGCCACCAAAGCAAGATAAATGATTGTGAGTATCAAACCTTTGTCAATCACAAATTCCAAACCAACTATAGCGACAACGGCTATTGTGGCGTATGTTTGCACATAACCCAAAACGGTAAGCAACAGCGCATGGTCGGTTATATTAAATGTTGTGTTGATGTAAGAAAAGGCCAACAAAAGAATGACCAAAAAGGCCAAAATTTCGCCGATAATGTCAAGGGCCTTTTCCAAAGGTTTTCCTATGGTTGTTTTTAGCATGACCTATCCCTCCTTATCTTGATTTTAAATATTTTAAATATTTATTTGTATTATATAATACAAAAGCGTCATTTCAATATAATATAATGTAAAAATTTAAAAATTAATGTCTATCCCACAAGAGATATTCCAATATTTTGTCGTCGCCAAAGCTTTCAAACTTTAGCGCGTCTTTTATGGTAGTTGACAGTATGCGCATAGGCGCAAGCCCCACAAGTTCGCTGTTTTTGATCTCCGCTCCAAAATCTTGGGCCATTTTTTTGACCGTTTGGTAAATTTCAAAAAAAGAAATTGCTTTTGTGTCGGTTATGTTCATAGAAACTTGGACTAGATTTTTGCTCTTTAGCTTTAGCCCAAGCGCTTTTAGGCCCTTTATCCCCCCGTTTGACTCCCTTATTGACGAGGCGATTTTTTTGGCTATTTCCAAATTGTTTGTGTTTAAGTTGATATTAAAAGCCACCAGAAAATCCCTTGCCCCGCACGCCGTAACCCCAGCCGTTTTGTGCGGGATATCGGGCCCAAAATCAGGCTTCCATTGGGAGTTTTTCATTTTGGCCGCCATATTTTCAAACCCGCCGCGCCTTATATCGGACAATTGAACCCTATTGGGACTGGTTGCGGAATGCGCGTATAAAAAAACAGGGATGCCGTATCTTTGGCTTATTTTTTGGGCCGCTTTTTTGGATATCAAAACCGCCTCTTCTTTAGCTATGTTTTTTACGGGCACAAAAGGAATCACATCAACCGCGCCCATTCGCGGATGCTCGCCTTTGTGCGCGTTCAAATTAATATGCTTTACGGCGACGCCCACGGCTTCAATCAGCGCTTTTAAGACCGCCTTAGGCTTGCCCGCCGCGGTGACAACCGAGCGGTTATGGTCAATATCGCTCTCATAACCGAGCAAA
It includes:
- a CDS encoding PFL family protein produces the protein MINKKEILETIQMIESQHLDVRAITMAISLFDCIDLSPKSTAQKVYDKICRLAQNLVAVGDEIASDYGIPIVNKRISVTPISLIGANNLGYLEIAKALDKAAEDTGVDFLGGYSALVHKGMTKWESYFLETIPEALATTTKVCSSVNVASTKSGINMDAVAKMGKIIKHTARLTASQDSVGCAKLVVFANSVEDNPFMAGAYNGIGEGDAVINVGVSGPGVVKVALEKARGCDLTVVAETIKRTAFKITRVGQLVAKEAAKRLNAQFGIIDLSLAPTPRIGDSVAEILEEMGLESVGAHGTTACLAILNDAVKKGGIMASSHTGGLSGAFIPVSEDAGMTKAVEKGALNLQKLEAMTCVCSVGLDMIAIPGDTDENIISAIIADECAIGMVNNKTTAVRIIPVEGKTVGQRAEFGGLLGSAPIMDINRFRPDRFIERGGRVPAPVQSNKN
- the pepF gene encoding oligoendopeptidase F, which codes for MEVLKREQIDSQYKWQLEDIYPSDELWEQDFKGLQALLPKFSKYAGKLKDPKTILEVLKLSDEFSLKLEKLFVYALCRKDEDTTNDKYVSMYSKISMFASQASAQTSFINPELSQLPQEQLEQMAQSPEFKDYDYMLRLLVKQKQHILSKDEEKLLAMVGDFAGDFQDIFVMIDNADFIPPEIEVDGKPVKVTHGNYSLLMQNRDKQVRQKAYKAYYAEYKKLINTISANYYANVKKNIFYAKARRYNSYLEKAVSGEDVPIKVYNALIKSVNDNLDALHRYIRLRKKVLNYTEYNMYDMYMPLVEDADLKLEYEEAAKLVKKGLEPLGEEYQELLDKAFSERWIDVYETPNKRSGAYSVDATTVHPYILLNYNKTTHDVFTIAHELGHAMHSYYSSKSQPAAKARYEIFVAEVASTVNEMLLLDYLLKTSKDPAVKKYLLSYRLDAIRTTLFRQTQFAEFEKKAHDLVQEGQPLTPSLLNSLYADINKRYYGDAVTYDDEISIEWARIPHFYRSFYVYKYATGITSAIDISQRILDGEKGILDKYMNFLKAGGSKS
- the ftcD gene encoding glutamate formimidoyltransferase, translating into MEKIIECVPNFSASDQKTLKALARCFEKHKVLLGYESDIDHNRSVVTAAGKPKAVLKALIEAVGVAVKHINLNAHKGEHPRMGAVDVIPFVPVKNIAKEEAVLISKKAAQKISQRYGIPVFLYAHSATSPNRVQLSDIRRGGFENMAAKMKNSQWKPDFGPDIPHKTAGVTACGARDFLVAFNINLNTNNLEIAKKIASSIRESNGGIKGLKALGLKLKSKNLVQVSMNITDTKAISFFEIYQTVKKMAQDFGAEIKNSELVGLAPMRILSTTIKDALKFESFGDDKILEYLLWDRH
- a CDS encoding ACT domain-containing protein; this translates as MRAIVTVVGKDKVGIIARVSAYLKDIKANIEDISQTILQDYFVMIMLVDISKCDKKISSIQRDLDVIGAEIGVNARIQHEDIFNTMHKI